From the genome of Erythrobacter litoralis, one region includes:
- a CDS encoding glycine--tRNA ligase subunit alpha: MILTLHDYWAAHGCVILQPYDMRMGAGTFHTATTLRALGPESWHAAFVQPCRRPTDGRYGENPNRLQHYYQYQVILKPSPPDIQELYLGSLEAIGINPIAHDIRFVEDDWESPTLGAWGLGWEVWCDGMEVTQFTYFQQMGGFDCKPVSGELTYGLERLAMYIQGVDNVYDLAFNSGGVSYGDVFLENERQMSKWNFEVADTDGLFALFAKAEAECRNALAENVPIAAYEQAIEASHIFNLLQARGVISVQERASYMGRVRDLARSSCEEYAKAMAPSWAESHPEWSL, translated from the coding sequence ATGATCCTCACGCTGCACGATTACTGGGCGGCGCACGGATGCGTGATCCTGCAGCCTTATGACATGCGCATGGGGGCGGGGACGTTTCACACCGCGACCACCCTGCGCGCGCTCGGCCCGGAAAGCTGGCACGCCGCCTTCGTCCAGCCCTGCCGCCGCCCGACCGACGGGCGCTATGGCGAAAACCCCAACCGGCTTCAGCATTACTACCAGTATCAGGTCATCCTGAAGCCATCGCCGCCCGACATCCAGGAGCTCTATCTCGGCAGTCTCGAGGCGATCGGCATCAATCCGATCGCGCACGACATCCGCTTCGTCGAGGATGACTGGGAAAGCCCGACGCTGGGCGCATGGGGGCTGGGCTGGGAGGTCTGGTGCGACGGGATGGAAGTCACCCAGTTCACCTATTTCCAGCAGATGGGCGGGTTCGACTGCAAGCCGGTTTCGGGCGAACTCACCTACGGGCTCGAACGGCTCGCCATGTACATCCAGGGCGTCGACAACGTCTACGATCTCGCCTTCAATTCGGGAGGCGTGTCCTATGGCGACGTGTTCCTCGAAAACGAGCGCCAGATGTCGAAATGGAATTTCGAAGTCGCCGACACGGACGGCCTGTTCGCGCTCTTTGCCAAGGCCGAGGCGGAATGCCGCAACGCATTGGCCGAAAACGTCCCCATCGCCGCCTATGAGCAGGCGATTGAGGCGAGCCACATCTTCAACCTGTTGCAGGCGCGCGGCGTCATCAGCGTGCAGGAACGCGCAAGCTACATGGGCCGGGTGCGCGATCTGGCGCGCTCGTCCTGCGAGGAATATGCGAAAGCGATGGCCCCGAGCTGGGCCGAGAGCCATCCGGAATGGAGCCTGTAA
- the glyS gene encoding glycine--tRNA ligase subunit beta codes for MADFLLELRSEEIPARMQAGARGELEKLFRREMEAAGIETGEVTVWSTPRRLALIARGLPEQTQAVREEAKGPPVGAPDQAVEGFCRKNGVTRESLEEREVKGRATYFAVIERPGQAVLDLLAAAIPAIIRDFSWPKSMRWGDASISSESTRWVRPLSGIVALLDGEVVPCVMEGLASGRETMGHRFHSSGPVTIDSAEDYAAKLREAFVIVDHEERAGIIREGARKAAKAAGLVLVEDEGLVVENAGLTEWPAPLLGRFDEAFLEVPPEVIQLSARVNQKYFVCEDKAGKLANAFVCTANIDALEPAVVVDGNRKVLAARLADARFFWEVDQKKTLEEHAKGLERITFHEKLGTLADKVERVAKLARWLCEEGIVDGDPDMAEKAARLCKADLVTEMVGEFPELQGLMGGYYARAEGLPDAVADAIRDHYKPVGQGDDVPTAPVTVAVSLADKLDTLRSFFAIDEKPTGSKDPFALRRAALGIIRLITESGLRMGVAEGDLLEFFADRLKVQQREAGVRHDLIDAVFALGGEDDLVRLLARVHALQSFVETENGANLLAGYKRAANILKKEEWDAAPPHAGEPVAETSEEDPLALAGKPEFDEAFGRGAGSRVDALSHEPEPAERALIEALDAAAPQAAKAVEEERFEDAMKALASLRAPIDAFFDEVTVNDDNPDKRSSRLDLLARFTRAVGQVADFSRIES; via the coding sequence ATGGCCGATTTCCTGCTCGAACTGCGCTCCGAGGAAATTCCCGCCCGCATGCAGGCGGGCGCGCGCGGCGAACTCGAAAAGCTGTTCCGCCGCGAGATGGAAGCTGCCGGGATCGAAACGGGCGAGGTCACCGTCTGGTCGACCCCGCGCCGCCTCGCGCTCATCGCGCGCGGTCTTCCCGAACAGACGCAGGCCGTGCGCGAGGAGGCGAAGGGCCCTCCCGTCGGCGCGCCGGATCAGGCGGTGGAAGGCTTCTGCCGCAAGAACGGCGTCACCCGCGAGAGCCTCGAGGAACGCGAGGTCAAGGGCCGCGCGACGTATTTTGCCGTTATCGAGCGGCCGGGTCAGGCGGTCCTCGACCTTCTTGCCGCCGCTATCCCTGCGATCATCCGCGATTTTTCCTGGCCCAAATCGATGCGCTGGGGCGATGCCTCGATCAGTTCCGAAAGCACGCGCTGGGTGCGTCCGCTGTCGGGCATTGTCGCGCTGCTGGACGGCGAAGTCGTGCCCTGCGTGATGGAGGGGCTGGCGAGCGGGCGCGAGACGATGGGACACCGTTTCCATTCATCCGGCCCGGTCACGATCGACAGCGCCGAGGATTACGCCGCGAAATTGCGCGAAGCCTTCGTCATCGTCGATCACGAAGAGCGCGCCGGGATCATTCGCGAAGGCGCGCGCAAGGCGGCGAAGGCAGCAGGCCTCGTTCTGGTCGAGGACGAGGGGCTGGTGGTCGAGAATGCCGGCCTTACCGAATGGCCCGCCCCGCTGCTCGGCCGGTTCGACGAGGCGTTTCTTGAGGTGCCGCCCGAGGTCATCCAGCTTTCGGCGCGGGTAAACCAGAAATATTTCGTGTGCGAAGACAAGGCTGGCAAGCTCGCCAATGCCTTCGTGTGCACCGCCAATATCGACGCGCTCGAACCGGCGGTGGTGGTCGACGGCAACCGCAAGGTCCTCGCCGCCCGCCTCGCCGATGCGCGGTTTTTCTGGGAGGTCGACCAGAAGAAGACGCTCGAAGAGCACGCCAAGGGGCTGGAGCGGATCACCTTCCACGAAAAGCTCGGCACTCTCGCCGACAAGGTCGAGCGCGTGGCGAAGCTCGCGCGCTGGCTGTGCGAGGAAGGCATCGTTGATGGCGATCCCGACATGGCCGAAAAGGCTGCGCGGTTGTGCAAGGCTGATCTCGTTACCGAAATGGTCGGCGAATTCCCCGAATTGCAGGGGCTTATGGGTGGCTATTACGCCCGCGCCGAAGGTCTGCCGGACGCGGTCGCCGACGCGATCCGCGATCATTACAAGCCGGTCGGTCAGGGGGACGATGTGCCGACCGCTCCGGTGACGGTGGCGGTAAGTCTGGCGGACAAGCTGGATACGCTTCGCAGCTTCTTCGCCATCGATGAGAAGCCGACCGGTTCCAAGGATCCTTTCGCGCTGCGCCGCGCAGCGCTTGGCATCATTCGCCTCATAACCGAGAGCGGCCTGCGCATGGGCGTCGCCGAGGGCGACCTCCTCGAATTCTTCGCCGACCGCCTCAAGGTCCAGCAGCGCGAAGCCGGTGTCCGCCACGACCTGATCGACGCGGTCTTTGCGCTGGGCGGCGAAGACGATCTCGTCCGCCTGCTCGCCCGTGTCCATGCGCTCCAATCCTTCGTCGAGACCGAGAACGGCGCGAACCTGCTCGCTGGCTACAAGCGCGCGGCCAATATCCTCAAGAAGGAGGAATGGGACGCCGCCCCGCCGCACGCGGGTGAACCGGTCGCCGAGACGAGCGAGGAGGACCCGCTCGCGCTCGCCGGGAAGCCCGAATTCGACGAAGCCTTTGGCCGCGGTGCGGGGAGCCGGGTCGATGCGCTGTCCCATGAACCCGAACCGGCCGAACGCGCTCTGATCGAGGCGCTCGATGCGGCCGCTCCGCAGGCGGCGAAGGCGGTCGAGGAAGAACGTTTCGAGGATGCGATGAAGGCGCTCGCCAGCTTGCGCGCGCCGATCGACGCCTTTTTCGACGAGGTCACGGTCAACGACGACAATCCGGATAAGCGTTCAAGCCGCCTCGACCTTCTCGCCCGGTTCACCCGCGCGGTCGGTCAGGTCGCCGATTTCAGCCGGATAGAAAGCTGA